TCCCGATGAGAATCGACAATCGCACTCCCAACCAGATGCGGCCGGTGAAGATTGACACGGGCTGGCTGGTCACCGCCGAAGGTTCGGCACTGATTGAGGTCGGAAACACGCGTGTACTGTGCACGGCGTCGATTGAAGACTCGGTCCCGCAGTTCCTCCGCGGAAGCGGAAA
This sequence is a window from bacterium. Protein-coding genes within it:
- a CDS encoding ribonuclease PH, with protein sequence MRIDNRTPNQMRPVKIDTGWLVTAEGSALIEVGNTRVLCTASIEDSVPQFLRGSG